In a genomic window of bacterium:
- the thrH gene encoding bifunctional phosphoserine phosphatase/homoserine phosphotransferase ThrH: MIVCLDLEGVLVPEIWINVAERTGIAALRRTTRDEPDYDKLMAGRLAILDEHRLGLPDVQDVIAGMDPLPGAVEFVEWLRSRTQLVILSDTFEQFATPLMQKLGWPTLFCHRLEVEAGGRIAGWTLRQPDAKRRAVEALRGLDFRVVAAGDSYNDTAMLGAAHAGILYRPPQNVIDEFPQFPITRTYDELRAALVAHSGGELSA, from the coding sequence ATGATCGTCTGTCTCGACCTGGAGGGCGTGCTCGTCCCCGAGATCTGGATCAACGTCGCCGAGCGTACCGGGATCGCGGCCCTGCGGCGGACGACGCGCGACGAGCCCGACTACGACAAGCTGATGGCCGGCCGCCTGGCGATCCTCGACGAGCACCGCCTCGGCCTGCCCGACGTCCAGGACGTCATCGCGGGCATGGATCCGCTGCCGGGGGCGGTCGAGTTCGTCGAGTGGCTGCGCAGCCGCACGCAGCTCGTCATCCTCTCCGACACCTTCGAGCAGTTCGCGACCCCGCTCATGCAGAAGCTCGGCTGGCCCACGCTCTTCTGCCACCGCCTCGAGGTGGAGGCGGGCGGACGCATCGCCGGGTGGACGCTGCGCCAGCCCGACGCCAAGCGCCGGGCGGTCGAGGCCCTGCGCGGCCTCGACTTCCGGGTGGTGGCGGCGGGCGACTCCTACAACGACACGGCGATGCTGGGGGCCGCCCATGCCGGCATCCTCTACCGCCCTCCCCAGAACGTGATCGACGAGTTCCCGCAGTTCCCGATCACCCGCACCTACGACGAGCTGCGGGCCGCGCTCGTGGCCCACTCCGGGGGCGAGCTGTCCGCCTGA
- a CDS encoding glutathione S-transferase family protein yields the protein MLLYDARRAPNPRRVRIFLAEKGVTVPVVQVDIATRENDAEDFRRKNPMATLPVLELDDGTIIAESVAICRYVEETHPEPPLMGTDAKDRALVEMWQRRMELELFGPVTQSFRNTHEFFAGRIPQVPEYGAVAKTWAATRLAWLDAELAPRPFVAGERYTIADITALCAVDFGRVTDIRVQPDQRHLARWYEAVSSRPSARA from the coding sequence ATGCTGCTCTACGACGCCCGTCGTGCGCCGAACCCGCGCCGCGTCCGCATCTTCCTCGCCGAGAAGGGTGTGACGGTGCCCGTCGTGCAGGTCGACATCGCGACGCGCGAGAACGACGCCGAGGACTTCCGCCGGAAGAACCCGATGGCGACGCTGCCGGTGCTGGAGCTCGACGACGGCACGATCATCGCCGAGAGCGTGGCGATCTGCCGCTACGTCGAGGAGACGCATCCGGAGCCGCCGCTCATGGGCACCGACGCCAAGGACCGCGCGCTGGTCGAGATGTGGCAGCGGCGGATGGAGCTCGAGCTGTTCGGGCCGGTGACGCAGTCGTTCCGCAACACGCACGAGTTCTTCGCGGGCCGCATCCCGCAGGTGCCCGAGTACGGCGCGGTGGCGAAGACGTGGGCGGCGACGCGGCTCGCCTGGCTCGACGCGGAGCTGGCGCCGCGGCCGTTCGTCGCCGGCGAGCGCTACACGATCGCGGACATCACCGCGCTGTGCGCGGTCGACTTCGGGCGCGTGACCGACATCCGCGTCCAGCCCGATCAGCGGCACCTGGCGCGCTGGTACGAGGCGGTCTCGTCGCGTCCCAGCGCCAGGGCGTGA
- a CDS encoding FAD-dependent monooxygenase: MSRVLVAGAGIGGAACALLLARDGAEVTLLERVAEPRAVGAGILLQPNGLAVLYGLGLEASLRNVGTVLRAGAVMDAAGRPILHTTVPDFGEGLDHLLAIRRSHLQTALLDAVAAAPGITSRFGADVREASADGRVVWEEGGATRTETYDLVVGADGVHSRVRAGGRFDARTRDGLTYVRALVAPGVLDGVGEWWTPLGIFGGAPLDGATYVFASTRAPALRDALAARDVAALASHWRGVCEPAGRAFASLGDADALLVNTVRRVDCARWSDGRLVLVGDAAHAMAPNLGQGANSALVDVALLAGELRRGGDALARWEQRRRRPVRRVQDTSQRMGQLSHLRNPLARWARDNLLRVVVELAGSESAVHAAMQEDPAWLRRVVERRA; the protein is encoded by the coding sequence GTGAGCCGCGTCCTCGTCGCCGGCGCCGGCATCGGCGGCGCCGCGTGCGCACTGCTGCTGGCGCGCGACGGCGCCGAGGTGACGCTGCTCGAGCGCGTCGCCGAGCCGCGCGCGGTCGGCGCCGGCATCCTGCTCCAGCCGAACGGCCTCGCGGTGCTCTACGGCCTCGGCCTCGAGGCGTCGCTGCGGAACGTCGGCACCGTGCTGCGTGCCGGCGCCGTCATGGACGCCGCGGGCCGGCCGATCCTGCACACCACCGTGCCCGACTTCGGCGAGGGCCTCGACCACCTGCTCGCCATCCGCCGCAGCCACCTCCAGACGGCGCTGCTCGACGCGGTGGCTGCCGCCCCGGGCATCACGTCCCGCTTCGGCGCCGACGTGCGCGAGGCGTCGGCCGACGGGCGTGTCGTCTGGGAGGAAGGCGGCGCGACGCGGACGGAGACGTACGATCTCGTCGTCGGCGCCGACGGCGTCCACTCCCGCGTCCGCGCCGGCGGCCGCTTCGACGCCCGCACGCGCGACGGCCTCACCTACGTGCGCGCCCTGGTCGCGCCCGGCGTGCTGGACGGCGTCGGCGAGTGGTGGACGCCGCTCGGCATCTTCGGCGGCGCCCCGCTCGACGGCGCGACCTACGTGTTCGCGTCGACGCGTGCTCCGGCGCTGCGCGACGCGCTCGCCGCGCGCGACGTGGCGGCGCTCGCGTCGCACTGGCGCGGCGTCTGCGAGCCGGCGGGGCGCGCCTTCGCGAGCCTCGGCGACGCCGACGCGCTGCTCGTCAACACCGTCCGCCGCGTCGACTGCGCGCGCTGGTCCGACGGCCGCCTCGTCCTCGTCGGCGACGCCGCGCACGCGATGGCGCCGAACCTGGGGCAGGGCGCCAACAGCGCCCTCGTCGACGTCGCGCTGCTCGCGGGCGAGCTGCGCCGCGGCGGCGACGCGCTCGCGCGCTGGGAGCAGCGTCGCCGCCGCCCCGTGCGCCGGGTGCAGGACACGTCGCAGCGCATGGGCCAGCTGAGCCATCTCCGCAATCCGCTGGCGCGCTGGGCGCGGGACAACCTGCTCCGCGTGGTGGTAGAGCTCGCCGGCAGCGAGAGCGCGGTCCACGCCGCGATGCAGGAAGACCCGGCGTGGCTGCGGCGCGTCGTCGAGAGGAGAGCCTGA
- a CDS encoding phytanoyl-CoA dioxygenase family protein produces the protein MATPLPLDTKFTLGATITDEQRAFLREHGFIHFRRVATPDEVAMLCEEMERIEAQWFREGRTHVFGIPLFFGRDHEQRPFLQRLAFTSVFSERIHAFVRDERFRPILGLVGAEARIGDSEKDGVVINRYLNVPGSVYPRLGWHTDGLRDLFYGRMPQEMLNVGLHLDHCTRDNGGLRLIPGSHTQGFWSMCFRKVYFVSHGEDASEVCVETEAGDLTVHDGRLWHRVALSQREGAASLRRSMYLPYLTGPYEPKSEESPTPAYHKLGQLLRTVGRRM, from the coding sequence ATGGCGACGCCGCTTCCACTCGACACCAAGTTCACGCTCGGCGCGACGATCACCGACGAGCAGCGCGCGTTCCTGCGCGAGCACGGCTTCATCCACTTCCGCCGCGTCGCGACGCCCGACGAGGTCGCGATGCTGTGCGAGGAGATGGAGCGCATCGAGGCGCAGTGGTTCCGCGAGGGCCGCACGCACGTCTTCGGCATCCCGCTCTTCTTCGGTCGCGATCACGAGCAGCGGCCGTTCCTACAGCGGCTCGCGTTCACGTCGGTCTTCTCCGAGCGCATCCACGCCTTCGTGCGCGACGAGCGCTTCCGGCCGATCCTCGGCCTCGTCGGCGCCGAGGCGCGCATCGGCGACAGCGAGAAGGACGGCGTGGTCATCAATCGGTATCTCAACGTGCCCGGCAGCGTGTACCCGCGGCTCGGCTGGCACACCGACGGCCTGCGCGATCTCTTCTACGGCCGCATGCCGCAGGAGATGCTGAACGTCGGCCTGCACCTCGACCACTGCACGCGCGACAACGGCGGCCTGCGACTGATCCCCGGCAGCCACACGCAGGGCTTCTGGTCGATGTGCTTCCGCAAGGTCTACTTCGTCTCGCACGGCGAGGATGCGAGCGAGGTCTGCGTCGAGACCGAGGCCGGCGATCTCACCGTGCACGACGGGCGGCTGTGGCATCGCGTCGCGCTCTCGCAGCGCGAGGGCGCCGCGAGCCTGCGCCGCTCGATGTACCTGCCCTACCTGACCGGTCCCTACGAGCCGAAGAGCGAAGAGAGCCCGACGCCCGCGTACCACAAGCTGGGCCAGCTGCTGCGCACGGTCGGGCGCCGGATGTGA
- a CDS encoding acyl-CoA dehydrogenase family protein, producing MAIDFTFPPDVEDIRQKVRAFMTAVVKPGEGDLSIDRHDPEGRQKLIRTILTLREKAKEWGLWLPHMPAEFGGLGLGPTAMAAVSAESARTSLGAFVLNCQAPDEGNMHTLLHFGTPEQKRKYLKPLCDGYARSCFAMTEPEVAGSDPTLIKTHAVKDGDDWVVNGHKWFISGARGANFAILIAKTDPDADPPQARNTAFIVDLPAEGWEIVRDVKTMSGSHNHCEIRIENLRVPTANILGERGGGHRLGQVRLGPARLAHCMRWIGQVEYALEQLIDRATKRFAHGSLLSEKQGIQWKISESSMELYAAKLMVLHAAYLIERGEPFATPVSMCKYHVANTLWRVVDRAIQVHGALGYSTDTPLAGMLLQARWSRFADGADEVHLMRIATNVTDAYTKHGTIGSAFGNLPI from the coding sequence ATGGCCATCGACTTCACCTTCCCGCCCGACGTCGAAGACATCCGCCAGAAGGTCCGCGCGTTCATGACCGCGGTCGTGAAGCCCGGGGAGGGCGATCTCTCGATCGACCGTCACGACCCCGAGGGCCGTCAGAAGCTCATCCGGACGATCCTCACGCTGCGCGAGAAGGCGAAGGAGTGGGGGCTCTGGCTGCCGCACATGCCGGCCGAGTTCGGTGGGCTCGGCCTCGGGCCGACGGCCATGGCCGCGGTGTCGGCCGAGTCGGCGCGCACGTCGCTCGGCGCCTTCGTGCTGAACTGCCAGGCGCCCGACGAGGGCAACATGCACACGCTGCTCCACTTCGGCACGCCGGAGCAGAAGCGGAAGTACCTGAAGCCGCTCTGCGACGGCTACGCGCGCTCGTGCTTCGCGATGACCGAGCCCGAAGTCGCGGGCTCCGATCCCACGCTCATCAAGACCCACGCCGTGAAGGACGGCGACGACTGGGTGGTGAACGGCCACAAGTGGTTCATCAGCGGTGCGCGCGGCGCGAACTTCGCCATCCTGATCGCCAAGACCGATCCCGACGCCGACCCGCCGCAGGCGCGCAACACCGCCTTCATCGTCGACCTGCCCGCGGAGGGCTGGGAGATCGTGCGCGACGTGAAGACGATGTCGGGCAGCCACAACCACTGCGAGATCCGCATCGAGAACCTGCGCGTCCCGACCGCCAACATCCTCGGCGAGCGCGGCGGCGGCCATCGGCTCGGCCAGGTGCGCCTCGGGCCGGCGCGCCTCGCTCACTGCATGCGCTGGATCGGCCAGGTCGAGTACGCGCTCGAGCAGCTGATCGACCGCGCCACCAAGCGCTTCGCGCACGGCTCCCTGCTCTCCGAGAAGCAGGGCATCCAATGGAAGATATCCGAGTCGTCGATGGAGCTCTACGCCGCCAAGCTCATGGTCCTGCACGCGGCCTATCTCATCGAGCGCGGCGAGCCCTTCGCGACCCCGGTGTCGATGTGCAAGTACCACGTCGCGAACACGCTCTGGCGCGTCGTCGACCGCGCCATCCAGGTGCACGGCGCGCTCGGCTACTCGACGGACACGCCGCTCGCCGGGATGCTGCTCCAGGCGCGCTGGTCGCGCTTCGCCGACGGCGCCGACGAGGTGCACCTCATGCGCATCGCGACCAACGTCACCGACGCGTACACGAAGCACGGCACGATCGGCTCGGCGTTCGGCAACCTGCCGATCTGA
- a CDS encoding NTP transferase domain-containing protein yields the protein MGELIGLIPAAGRGVRAYPYTDTIPKSMLEVDGVPLVQRNVELLRDQLGVRELRIVVGHHGHVIREHLGDGARFGVRITYLQNDRLDLELSYSIFLGTRGLDAPCVVVLADECYVGSNHRRLLDVPWRDAFVTCGVRQAESAGQVRKNYAVTVERGFITAVEEKPRVAQGRLMGTGTWLLTPAVYPQLAAEFADLPSRRPFDWVAWLGAQGRTGARLLPFHLSGGYVNVNSRDDLHHANYLAREERAERHRASLVLVVDQWEARVADAVAGFLERPEIAELVVVSRGRLPDEERLAGLERVHRLVVGDLPVGRLVTAGLDAASGSILLLSYHDETFAPRDVAKLLVYLREADMVVGTRTTRQMLEQGSNMRGSVRAAHLLLAKLTGVLWWQFEARFTDVCSMYRGLWASTYRAIRPNLVAEGIEVFPELGVEVLRARRRIVEVPVNYRNPDIDSPFVHSRYQRVATFQRVLALLVRRRIEPGGTRRPTPPTTGPAA from the coding sequence ATGGGCGAGCTGATCGGCCTCATCCCCGCCGCGGGACGGGGGGTACGCGCGTACCCGTACACCGACACCATCCCCAAATCGATGCTGGAGGTGGACGGCGTGCCGCTCGTGCAGCGCAACGTCGAGCTGCTGCGCGACCAGCTGGGCGTGCGCGAGCTGCGCATCGTCGTCGGCCACCACGGCCACGTCATCCGCGAGCACCTGGGCGACGGCGCGCGCTTCGGCGTGCGCATCACCTATCTCCAGAACGACCGCCTCGACCTCGAGCTGTCGTACTCGATCTTCCTCGGCACGCGCGGCCTCGACGCGCCCTGCGTCGTGGTGTTGGCCGACGAGTGCTACGTCGGCTCGAACCACCGCCGGCTGCTCGACGTGCCATGGCGCGACGCCTTCGTCACCTGCGGCGTGCGCCAGGCGGAGTCGGCGGGGCAGGTGCGCAAGAACTACGCGGTGACGGTGGAGCGCGGCTTCATCACGGCGGTCGAGGAGAAGCCGCGCGTCGCCCAGGGACGCCTCATGGGCACCGGCACGTGGCTGCTGACGCCCGCCGTCTACCCGCAGCTCGCGGCCGAGTTCGCCGATCTGCCGAGCCGGCGTCCGTTCGACTGGGTCGCGTGGCTCGGGGCGCAGGGCCGCACCGGCGCGCGCCTGCTGCCGTTCCACCTGAGCGGCGGCTACGTGAACGTGAACTCGCGCGACGATCTCCACCACGCGAACTACCTCGCGCGCGAGGAGCGCGCCGAGCGCCACCGCGCCAGCCTCGTGCTCGTCGTCGACCAGTGGGAGGCGCGCGTCGCGGACGCGGTCGCGGGCTTCCTCGAGCGGCCGGAGATCGCCGAGCTCGTGGTCGTGAGCCGCGGCCGCCTGCCCGACGAGGAGCGCCTCGCCGGGCTGGAGCGCGTGCACCGGCTGGTGGTCGGCGACCTGCCCGTCGGCCGGCTCGTCACCGCCGGGCTCGACGCCGCGAGCGGCTCGATCCTGCTCCTCAGCTACCACGACGAGACCTTCGCGCCGCGCGACGTGGCGAAGCTGCTCGTCTATCTGCGCGAGGCCGACATGGTCGTCGGCACGCGCACGACGCGCCAGATGCTCGAGCAGGGCAGCAACATGCGCGGCAGCGTGCGCGCCGCGCACCTGCTTCTCGCCAAGCTCACCGGCGTGCTCTGGTGGCAGTTCGAGGCGCGCTTCACCGACGTCTGCTCGATGTATCGCGGCCTGTGGGCGTCGACGTATCGCGCCATCCGGCCGAACCTGGTCGCCGAGGGCATCGAGGTGTTCCCCGAGCTCGGCGTCGAGGTGCTGCGCGCGCGCCGCCGCATCGTCGAGGTGCCGGTGAACTACCGCAATCCCGACATCGACAGTCCGTTCGTCCACTCGCGCTACCAGCGCGTGGCGACGTTCCAGCGCGTGCTGGCGCTGCTCGTACGGCGGCGGATCGAGCCCGGCGGCACCCGCCGGCCGACGCCGCCGACCACCGGACCCGCCGCATGA
- a CDS encoding glycosyltransferase, with product MPAPQLAVIAAAGRGRRIHPRSLTVPKVLLEVDGKPLLVRNVELLRDALGIRRQVIVVGHLAEQVRARLGDGRELGVELTFVDNPRVDEGLGTLLEVVEPHVREPFVLMLGDELYLGSNHAELAAVPEPWEAVCAIHHTDDTELIAKNYSVELDDGRITALVEKPEKPPTPYVGCGTYLFTPQIFDDARRTPRSARTGRLELTEVIDQAAKRGGLVRPFVLTGHYVNVNSVDDLNTAAFLARSARRPKVSVVIPAWNEAAAIGRVVRDFRPHVDEVVVMDNLSTDGTGDLAREAGAVVHSRKLVGYGDALRQGMEAASGDIFVLVEADGTFAARDLGKLLEYLKDADMVVGTRTTRQMIQQGANMDGILRWGNVVVGKLIEALWWKLEPRLTDVGCTYRAIWRDAYRKIRPFLTRDDAAFSPEMMIEVLRSEQRLIEVPVHYFSRRGGESKHSSSRWHSMKTGMRMLRLILSKRFDVG from the coding sequence GTGCCCGCTCCTCAGCTCGCCGTCATCGCCGCCGCCGGCCGCGGGCGTCGCATCCATCCACGCAGCCTGACCGTGCCGAAGGTCCTCCTCGAGGTCGACGGCAAGCCGCTCCTCGTCCGCAACGTCGAGCTCCTGCGTGACGCCCTCGGCATCCGGCGGCAGGTCATCGTGGTGGGCCATCTCGCCGAGCAGGTGCGCGCCCGTCTGGGCGACGGGCGCGAGCTCGGCGTCGAGCTGACGTTCGTCGACAACCCGCGTGTCGACGAGGGCCTCGGCACGTTGCTCGAGGTGGTCGAGCCCCACGTCCGCGAGCCCTTCGTGCTGATGCTCGGCGACGAGCTGTACCTCGGCTCGAACCACGCCGAGCTCGCGGCGGTGCCCGAGCCGTGGGAGGCGGTGTGCGCGATCCACCACACCGACGACACCGAGCTCATCGCCAAGAACTACTCGGTCGAGCTGGACGACGGGCGCATCACGGCGCTGGTGGAGAAGCCGGAGAAGCCGCCGACGCCGTACGTCGGCTGCGGCACCTACCTGTTCACGCCGCAGATCTTCGACGACGCGCGCCGTACGCCGCGCTCGGCGCGCACCGGCCGGCTCGAGCTCACCGAGGTCATCGACCAGGCGGCGAAGCGCGGCGGTCTCGTGCGGCCGTTCGTGTTGACGGGGCACTACGTCAACGTGAACTCGGTCGACGACCTCAACACCGCCGCCTTCCTGGCCCGCTCGGCGCGCCGTCCGAAGGTGAGCGTCGTCATCCCGGCGTGGAACGAGGCGGCCGCCATCGGCCGCGTCGTGCGCGACTTCCGCCCCCACGTCGACGAGGTGGTGGTGATGGACAACCTGTCGACCGACGGCACCGGCGACCTCGCGCGCGAGGCCGGCGCCGTCGTCCATTCGCGCAAGCTCGTCGGCTACGGCGACGCGCTCCGCCAGGGCATGGAGGCGGCCAGCGGCGACATCTTCGTCCTGGTCGAGGCCGACGGGACGTTCGCCGCGCGCGACCTCGGCAAGCTGCTCGAGTACCTGAAGGACGCCGACATGGTCGTCGGCACGCGCACGACGCGCCAGATGATCCAGCAGGGCGCGAACATGGACGGCATCCTGCGCTGGGGCAACGTCGTCGTCGGCAAGCTGATCGAGGCGCTGTGGTGGAAGCTCGAGCCGCGGCTCACCGACGTCGGCTGCACCTACCGCGCGATCTGGCGCGACGCCTACCGCAAGATCCGCCCCTTCCTCACGCGCGACGACGCGGCGTTCTCGCCCGAGATGATGATCGAGGTGCTGCGCAGCGAGCAGCGGCTCATCGAGGTGCCGGTGCACTACTTCAGCCGGCGCGGCGGCGAGTCGAAGCACTCGTCGAGCCGCTGGCACAGCATGAAGACCGGCATGCGGATGCTGCGCCTGATCCTCTCGAAGCGCTTCGACGTGGGCTGA
- a CDS encoding glycosyltransferase family 2 protein, giving the protein MSPSVDIVVPVLNEAPCVDELCDRVAALGLFEGLIFVDNGSTDDTIARIQRRGARLVRHERDLGWGTSIRDGIAAGDAELIVLIDADLEYPPEAIPRLLEALRRHPVVYASRFLEPEPPAMSRIRVLGNRVMSGVFNLLFRQRTTDLCTGLRGVRRSALPLERLRCAGWENVAELGAMATEAGVRIAEVPVRYEPRDRGESKMRHVPVALGLVLHMLRFRLRGTGGVDRRARAA; this is encoded by the coding sequence GTGTCTCCGTCCGTGGACATCGTCGTGCCCGTGCTGAACGAGGCGCCCTGCGTGGACGAGCTGTGCGACCGGGTCGCCGCGCTCGGACTGTTCGAGGGGCTGATCTTCGTCGACAACGGCTCCACCGACGACACCATCGCCCGCATCCAGCGGCGCGGGGCGCGCCTCGTCCGCCACGAGCGCGACCTCGGCTGGGGCACGTCGATCCGCGACGGCATCGCGGCCGGCGACGCCGAGCTGATCGTCCTCATCGACGCCGACCTCGAGTACCCGCCCGAGGCGATCCCGCGTCTGCTCGAGGCCCTGCGCCGGCATCCGGTGGTGTACGCGTCGCGGTTCCTCGAGCCCGAGCCGCCGGCCATGAGCCGCATCCGTGTGCTCGGGAACCGGGTGATGAGCGGGGTCTTCAACCTGCTCTTCCGCCAGCGCACGACCGACCTCTGCACCGGCCTGCGCGGGGTGCGCCGCAGCGCGCTGCCGCTCGAGCGGCTGCGCTGCGCCGGCTGGGAGAACGTCGCCGAGCTGGGCGCGATGGCGACCGAGGCCGGCGTGCGCATCGCCGAGGTGCCCGTCCGCTACGAGCCCCGCGACCGCGGCGAGTCGAAGATGCGCCACGTGCCGGTCGCGCTCGGGCTCGTCCTGCACATGCTGCGCTTCCGCCTGCGCGGGACGGGCGGCGTCGACCGTCGCGCCCGCGCCGCCTGA
- a CDS encoding radical SAM protein — protein sequence MDVRVYLADLRHNFSGVLANDCMPLGVAYMKAVIDRDLPSVESRLFAYPDRLQAALESEPPHVLMLTNYMWNESLSFHFARLAKRLRPETLVVMGGPNIHLEPDRQVAYVAAHPEIDVYVLGEGDFLAREVVRAFAEAGSSIRGFGTTEVPSCIYRRPDGELVRTPMWEREAQIEEIPSPWLSGALDEFFDGKLAPLLETNRGCPFQCTFCVQGVRWYTKVHNFTKDRIREEIEYIGRRIQAVCPSMGFLRIADSNYGMFERDIEISSYIGDAQKRYGWPNYIDATTGKNRPERVIQSLEKANGAMVIYQAVQSLDETTLKNIKRSNISKEAYAQVMIHVRGRGLRSLSDLILGLPGETLESHLAGIAELLDAGTNEMHLFQAMMLKGSELETADSRARYQFESRFRVLPKNYGIYAGDKVLDCDEVVVATDTMSFEDYLEARRFALAFSIFFNNSWFDDAAALAYRFGVKPSEWMIQMRRSMESTDGPVRRLLEQFVTETRNELFPTREACEAFYQQPENWERLLAGEIGDNLMYKYRAMAAFFEWPAVCRVAMQGTRDLLRARGADREIVDFDRLWEDFETYVLHKHTHGATRDAVLAPTTAELRYDVAGWIEAGLPNNTTPFRLAGPRQFVFELKPEAARELDGLIQVWTLSLRGLTKGVTRMRTTALIRECRPAGTPRPDRDEQAAAAV from the coding sequence ATGGACGTGCGCGTCTATCTGGCCGATCTGCGCCACAACTTCTCGGGCGTGTTGGCCAACGACTGCATGCCGCTCGGGGTGGCCTACATGAAGGCCGTCATCGACCGCGACCTGCCGTCGGTCGAGTCGCGGCTGTTCGCCTATCCCGATCGGCTGCAGGCGGCGCTCGAGTCCGAGCCGCCGCACGTCCTCATGCTCACCAACTACATGTGGAACGAGTCGCTGAGCTTCCACTTCGCCCGCCTGGCGAAGCGGCTGCGGCCCGAGACGCTGGTGGTGATGGGCGGCCCCAACATCCACCTCGAGCCGGATCGGCAGGTGGCCTACGTGGCCGCGCACCCGGAGATCGACGTCTACGTGCTCGGCGAGGGCGACTTCCTGGCGCGCGAGGTGGTGCGGGCGTTCGCCGAGGCCGGCAGCTCGATCCGCGGCTTCGGGACCACGGAGGTGCCGTCGTGCATCTACCGGCGGCCCGACGGCGAGCTGGTGCGCACCCCGATGTGGGAGCGCGAGGCGCAGATCGAGGAGATCCCGTCGCCGTGGCTGTCGGGCGCGCTCGACGAGTTCTTCGACGGCAAGCTCGCCCCGCTCCTCGAGACCAACCGCGGCTGCCCGTTCCAGTGCACCTTCTGCGTGCAGGGCGTGCGCTGGTACACGAAGGTCCACAACTTCACCAAGGACCGCATCCGCGAGGAGATCGAGTACATCGGCCGGCGCATCCAGGCCGTCTGCCCCTCGATGGGCTTCCTGCGCATCGCCGACTCGAACTACGGCATGTTCGAGCGCGACATCGAGATCTCGAGCTACATCGGCGACGCCCAGAAGCGGTACGGCTGGCCGAACTACATCGACGCGACCACCGGCAAGAACCGGCCCGAGCGCGTGATCCAGTCGCTCGAGAAGGCGAACGGCGCGATGGTGATCTACCAGGCCGTGCAGTCGCTCGACGAGACCACGCTCAAGAACATCAAGCGCTCCAACATCTCGAAGGAAGCCTACGCGCAGGTGATGATCCACGTGCGCGGCCGCGGGCTGCGCTCGCTCTCCGACCTGATCCTCGGCCTGCCGGGCGAGACGCTCGAGTCGCACCTCGCCGGCATCGCCGAGCTGCTCGACGCCGGCACCAACGAGATGCACCTCTTCCAGGCCATGATGCTGAAGGGGTCGGAGCTGGAGACCGCCGACTCGCGGGCGCGCTACCAGTTCGAGTCGCGCTTCCGCGTGCTGCCGAAGAACTACGGCATCTACGCCGGCGACAAGGTGCTCGACTGCGACGAGGTGGTCGTCGCCACCGACACGATGTCGTTCGAGGACTACCTCGAAGCGCGCCGCTTCGCGCTGGCGTTCTCGATCTTCTTCAACAACTCGTGGTTCGACGACGCGGCGGCGCTCGCCTACCGCTTCGGCGTGAAGCCGTCGGAGTGGATGATCCAGATGCGGCGGTCGATGGAGAGCACCGACGGCCCCGTCCGCCGCCTGCTCGAGCAGTTCGTCACCGAGACGCGCAACGAGCTCTTCCCCACGCGCGAGGCCTGCGAGGCGTTCTACCAGCAGCCCGAGAACTGGGAGCGGCTGCTCGCCGGCGAGATCGGCGACAACCTCATGTACAAGTACCGGGCGATGGCGGCGTTCTTCGAGTGGCCGGCCGTCTGCCGGGTCGCCATGCAGGGCACGCGCGACCTGCTGCGCGCGCGCGGCGCCGACCGCGAGATCGTCGACTTCGACCGGCTGTGGGAAGACTTCGAGACCTACGTCCTGCACAAGCACACGCACGGGGCGACGCGCGACGCCGTCCTGGCGCCGACGACCGCCGAGCTGCGCTACGACGTCGCCGGCTGGATCGAGGCCGGCCTGCCGAACAACACCACGCCGTTCCGCCTCGCGGGGCCGCGACAGTTCGTCTTCGAGCTGAAGCCCGAGGCGGCGCGCGAGCTCGACGGCCTGATCCAGGTGTGGACGCTCAGCCTGCGCGGGCTCACCAAGGGCGTCACGCGCATGCGGACGACCGCGCTCATCCGCGAGTGCCGGCCCGCGGGTACGCCGCGTCCCGACCGCGACGAGCAGGCCGCCGCGGCGGTCTGA